In a genomic window of Algoriphagus halophilus:
- a CDS encoding CCA tRNA nucleotidyltransferase — MNFKAHLEGIEVFEKVAKAAEKLNVEAFVVGGYVRDLILERDKKSKKDIDFTCVGSGIALAKEVAESYEEHVPLSVFKNFGTAMIKLDDWELEFVGARKESYRSESRKPIVEDGTLQEDLERRDFTINAMAISLNKENYGELLDPLGGLNDIKRKIIRTPLDPNVTFSDDPLRMMRAVRFASQLNFDIDADTFYALTQNASRLKIISKERIIDELNKILLEPKPSYGFKLLFAGKLLHEFFPEMVDLQGVDSVDDKSHKDNFYHTLQVLDNVSQMSDDLWLRWAAVLHDIAKPATKRFNSKVGWTFHGHEDKGAKMTPGIFRRLKLPMDDRMKFVQKLVRLHLRPIALVKDEVTDSALRRLLFDAGDDIDSLMKLCRADVTSKNNRRVKRYLDNFDKVEKKLLEVEEKDQVRNFQPPVSGEEIMQTFGLSPSKIVGEIKEEIKEAILEGKIQNKPEKARALMFEIAKSKGLFPINELPKSSSK, encoded by the coding sequence ATGAATTTTAAAGCACATTTAGAAGGGATAGAAGTCTTTGAAAAAGTTGCAAAAGCAGCAGAGAAGCTAAATGTGGAAGCATTTGTAGTGGGAGGCTATGTCCGTGATCTCATCTTAGAAAGGGATAAAAAATCAAAAAAGGACATTGATTTCACTTGTGTAGGAAGTGGGATCGCATTGGCAAAAGAAGTAGCAGAGAGCTATGAAGAACATGTTCCTCTTTCCGTTTTTAAGAATTTCGGAACGGCCATGATCAAGTTAGATGATTGGGAGCTTGAGTTTGTAGGGGCCAGAAAAGAGTCTTACCGTAGTGAATCCAGAAAACCTATTGTAGAAGATGGCACTCTTCAAGAAGATCTTGAGAGAAGGGACTTCACCATCAATGCCATGGCCATTTCCTTAAATAAAGAAAACTATGGGGAACTGTTAGATCCTTTGGGGGGGCTCAATGACATCAAAAGAAAAATCATCAGGACTCCTTTGGATCCTAATGTGACCTTCTCAGATGATCCGCTTCGAATGATGAGAGCTGTCCGTTTTGCTTCTCAGTTGAATTTTGATATTGATGCGGATACATTTTATGCACTAACCCAAAATGCTTCCCGGCTCAAAATAATTTCGAAAGAAAGAATTATTGACGAGTTGAATAAGATTTTATTGGAACCCAAACCTTCTTACGGATTTAAGCTGTTGTTTGCTGGAAAACTACTTCATGAGTTTTTTCCGGAAATGGTGGATCTTCAAGGAGTTGATTCTGTAGATGATAAATCCCACAAAGATAATTTCTATCATACCTTACAGGTGTTGGATAATGTGTCCCAGATGAGCGATGACCTCTGGTTGAGGTGGGCTGCAGTATTACATGATATAGCAAAGCCTGCTACAAAACGTTTTAACTCAAAGGTGGGATGGACCTTCCACGGGCATGAGGACAAAGGGGCCAAAATGACTCCGGGAATCTTTCGGAGATTAAAATTGCCAATGGACGATCGTATGAAGTTTGTCCAAAAGTTAGTCCGCTTGCATTTAAGGCCTATTGCCCTTGTAAAAGATGAAGTAACTGACTCTGCCCTTAGAAGACTTTTATTTGATGCCGGGGATGACATTGATTCCTTAATGAAGCTTTGTAGAGCAGACGTAACATCCAAAAACAATAGACGTGTAAAGCGATATCTTGACAACTTTGATAAAGTGGAAAAGAAATTGCTAGAAGTAGAAGAGAAAGATCAAGTGAGGAATTTCCAACCTCCGGTTTCTGGAGAAGAAATTATGCAAACTTTCGGACTATCTCCATCAAAAATCGTGGGAGAGATAAAAGAAGAAATTAAAGAAGCTATATTGGAGGGCAAAATTCAAAATAAGCCCGAAAAGGCAAGAGCATTGATGTTTGAAATAGCCAAGTCGAAAGGCCTATTTCCAATCAATGAACTTCCAAAATCATCATCAAAATAA
- a CDS encoding RNA polymerase sigma factor: protein MHFKEDLHYIEETLQGNLNAFGQLIQKHEKYAFTLSYRILRNHEEAEEATQDAFMKVYSALKTFERKSKFTTWLYKIVYHESLGRLRKSKKDIIELDLILETEEAPTEFVNGLNLLHNQERKQLIKKALNNLKPTESAVLTLFYLEEQSIKEIEQITDLTESHIKILLHRGRKNMLSSLQKITKQELINLL from the coding sequence ATGCATTTCAAAGAAGACCTCCACTATATAGAAGAGACCTTACAGGGCAACTTAAATGCTTTTGGGCAATTGATCCAAAAGCACGAAAAGTATGCCTTTACTTTAAGCTATAGAATCTTGAGAAATCATGAAGAAGCGGAGGAAGCTACGCAGGATGCATTTATGAAAGTCTATAGTGCGCTTAAGACTTTTGAAAGAAAATCTAAATTTACTACTTGGCTTTATAAGATAGTCTACCATGAGTCTTTGGGTCGATTGAGAAAATCCAAAAAAGACATCATTGAATTAGACCTGATCCTCGAAACAGAAGAAGCTCCTACAGAATTTGTGAATGGGCTAAACCTATTGCATAATCAGGAGAGAAAACAATTGATCAAAAAAGCGTTAAATAACCTGAAGCCAACAGAGTCAGCTGTATTGACTTTATTCTATTTAGAAGAACAAAGCATAAAAGAAATAGAACAAATAACAGATCTGACTGAATCACATATTAAAATACTTTTGCATAGAGGTCGAAAAAACATGTTATCCTCTTTACAAAAGATAACCAAGCAGGAATTAATCAATTTGCTATGA
- a CDS encoding DUF6249 domain-containing protein, whose protein sequence is MDATTVLVNLIIFSSLFGIIYVYLTSRNKERLALIEKGADASVFNSGRKFSFSEGILNIALLAIGIGVGVLIGASLEQGGMDSDVSYPACIFIFGGLGLLVSFFINRKLAKQEN, encoded by the coding sequence ATGGACGCAACCACAGTTCTTGTAAACCTGATAATCTTCTCCTCTTTATTTGGGATTATCTATGTATACCTAACAAGTAGAAATAAAGAAAGATTGGCGCTAATTGAAAAGGGCGCAGATGCCTCTGTTTTTAATTCAGGAAGGAAATTTAGTTTCTCTGAGGGTATTTTGAATATTGCTTTGCTTGCAATTGGAATCGGTGTAGGAGTTCTTATTGGAGCTAGCTTGGAACAAGGGGGAATGGATTCAGATGTTTCATATCCTGCCTGCATATTTATTTTCGGTGGGTTAGGATTGCTGGTTAGCTTCTTCATCAATCGAAAACTTGCGAAACAGGAAAACTAA
- a CDS encoding tetratricopeptide repeat protein, with protein MKRVLFMLLLVLCASPIIAQTADSIPRLDQKTRKVLNTQDQASYQLALRYADPLVARTKLYELMVRNPEDLRYPELLAGLYFENNLYTSAALVAMDILSVNDKSVGALEIAAYSLEQVGALDRALPHFESLYLLTGDNFSLYKSAFIQYSLKRYDEALNSTNMLIKNAKADDKIGFNTSEGATQEVSMKAAALNLKGMIYLDKGSKPEAKTAFEEAIQLDSTYELAKENLKKAQ; from the coding sequence ATGAAGCGCGTATTATTCATGCTGCTCCTGGTCCTTTGTGCCAGCCCAATTATTGCCCAAACAGCAGATTCTATCCCTAGATTGGATCAGAAAACCAGAAAAGTTTTGAATACCCAAGATCAGGCATCTTACCAATTGGCTTTGCGCTATGCAGACCCATTAGTGGCCAGAACAAAACTATATGAATTAATGGTGAGGAACCCAGAAGATTTGCGGTATCCAGAGCTATTAGCAGGATTATATTTTGAAAATAACCTGTATACATCTGCTGCTTTGGTGGCAATGGATATATTAAGTGTAAATGATAAAAGTGTAGGTGCTTTAGAAATAGCAGCATATTCCTTAGAGCAAGTTGGTGCTTTGGATAGAGCATTGCCGCATTTTGAAAGCTTGTACCTTTTGACTGGAGATAATTTTAGTCTTTACAAGTCAGCGTTTATCCAATATTCATTAAAACGTTATGACGAAGCTTTAAATTCAACAAATATGTTGATTAAAAATGCAAAAGCTGATGATAAGATTGGATTCAATACCTCTGAAGGTGCTACTCAAGAGGTGAGCATGAAAGCAGCTGCTTTAAATTTGAAAGGAATGATTTATTTGGATAAAGGATCAAAGCCAGAGGCTAAAACTGCTTTTGAAGAAGCCATTCAATTAGACTCTACTTACGAATTAGCTAAAGAGAACTTGAAAAAGGCACAATAA